AAACCTTAAGCAACTAGACACATTACAAGCCCAGGCATTGCGAATATGTAGTGGAGCATTCAAAACATCCCCATTAGCAGCAATGCAAGTGGAAATGGGAGAAAGAATAAGAATTAAGCTAATGATGACATACTGGGCTAATCTACAGGGACAATGGGATACACATCCTGCCAAGAATATAATAAGAAATTGCTGGGAACACAATAAGACAAATTATAAAAGTTTTGGATGGATTGGCAATGCAAAGGCAAGAAGCATGGGATTACATAAATTACAGTATAGTCCCACAGTACCAATATCCCACATTCCTCCTTGGCTATTTCCCTTGCCAAAGGTAGATCTTAACCTTCAGaaagaattaaaaaacaaatttttgCATGCGACATAGTACAgaaatacatagatagatattacTCAAACTTTATTCTCGTGTTTACAGATGGTTCCAAAGACCCCAAAACAGGAATTACAGGTGTGGCAGTGTATATaccaataaataatatacatattaagaaaaggacatcagaccatcTGGCAGTATACCCCATAGAATTATTGGCCATATTTTTAGCACTACAATTGATAGAAAAAgggaaataaataatacagttaTTCTTTCGGACAGTTTTTCAGCTCTGATAAGCATAAAGTATGGTAAATCCTCAGCCAGGACAGATATTGTTAACAAAATATTCTATATGTTACACAATTTGAAAGATAAAGGTATATCCACCAGCTTTCTGTGGGTTCCTGCCCATGTAGGAGTGGAGGGAAATGAAACAGTAGATATCCTAGCCAAACAAACCCTtagattaaaacaaataaatctacCGGTACCTTTGAGCAAAAATGAAGTTAAGGCCATAATTAGCACATGTACATATGCAATATGGCCGGAGCATTGGGATTTTGTTGAAACTGAAAGACATATGTACAATATTCAAAGACAGGTTGGCGATGGGAGGATGGCAGGTTCTAGAAGGAGAGAAGAAAACATCATCACACATGTAAGAATAGGTCACACAGGACTTAACTATACTTTATGGAAAATAGGCAAACACCCAACCGGAAGGTGTAGCTTTTGTAAAGAACCCGAAACAGTAGAACATATACTCcatataacgaggtctgtggtagctggtgaacgtgccccgggttcccagcgaaacagacgttacagagctcagcaaacaaagggctcttataccagacctcccaattagtgctgatcacccacagctgtggggctggctatttaagccagctctacacagcagtgggtgtcgcacctttgtttgttttgtggtctcttgtggcagctcgtccacactgttgtttagccataggtggtagccctggtggcgctaggccattagggtaagtaaaaccgcaaggtttgaggtagtgagggttttctttctgcctcttagaaatagtgtggtgcgacgccgcgcagtcctcgaactgctgtttgtttcagcgctagcattagcttagcggtctcactcagtgctctattagcgctggttatatcctaggcatcagtgcctttagttaaacagaacattggattctccaaccgctgggtggcgactccggaaagtactcggtagtcacgccaacatccccggttcgaatccacactctctacagctgcccagctctcgTGTAGTTGCTGGGTAGACTCTTTatcgctgtctctttaaaacgctAACTTTAGCTTTAGCGGCTTTCACTCCGCGCTGTTTTAGCGTGGTAGTAATTCCGGCATCAGTGCCGTTAGTTAaacggaacattggattctgcaaccgctgggtggcaactccggaaagtaatcggtagtcacgccagcatccccggttcgaatccacactctaCCGTTGCTTAacctttctcatttgtttttctcttgtttcagatcggtgtttgtcagcttccgtcggagtttccgattgggttttgttttgttttatgttagctgtttaccttttctgttgtccttattaattaaataaaatatctttttatataattttacttctgcatttgtgtccctttcttcccacgtgacactcCATAATTGTAAGCAATATAGTACCAACAGAACACAACTGTTTGAATCAGTACAGCGGGCAAAACATAATGATCTTTCATTATCAGGACTCTTAGGAAAAGAGGTAGGGAGGATAAGTTATTACATCAagttcttaacagaaacagctCTAGCGGAAAGAATCTAACAGAAATGtggtatattattttttattatttttttttattttttttatttattttttatgtgtttctttatgtatttatgtatttatgtatttttattttattttattttattttattttattttattttattttattttattattttatttattttattattttattattttatttattttattttatttccctccttccttctgtACAATCTTCTGTTCCAAACACAAAACAGTAAGTGGCGGTAATGCACCTTTAAGCTGGTATGCCAACCGCCAATAAacacaaaagaagaagaagaagttcagcagaagtgaaactgatctgattcTGTACCGTTAGAGTGTGGAtctgttccgtgtctgtgtttgtagttttgttgataattgaagttgatgaacgcaggtgagtttatacatttccacacttctgtacattactgtgtattgttactttatgtagttcagattgttgatttgatttaaacgcacttgttttgaacagaacactcacgaactaaaccaggaagtcttggacattcgcctgacattcgagtttctttcggctcgttctcggctaataaacatccaaaaatgagtgaaactgcattaactgattctgcagtaaacaaggaacaaactacaatcaaatatgttaaaaagttttttctgtaaatgtttattttctgttattttttaaatgtgaggtTCATCTGTGTTGAAATGATAAGgaagtgctaagggagcgtctacaaagtgcatgaagccgaggtgtagttattacccagtggcatgtaccattcaatacaactgtataaagtcctacagtatgggtacagtaacaATATGTAGTGTCAACtaggggtgtgctatatcgtatcgtttacgataataccggtataatttttaaaacgatAAAAAAATCCCATATCGTGATAACAGCGATATTCTGCGTTGTTTACGTAATGACGTCACACAGCTACGCAAATGGCGTACGTTCGTTACGTGGATCATTTGGGCACAGCAACGAGTATGGCGGAAAGCGGCTCTGCAGTGGAGGAGCTCGTTCCACAAACTCCAagtccaccataaattaatatttggcaacccaaaccccaaccaccgctttgccggcgacttttttgcggaagtatTTCTGCACAGGGAttcaattcaacagcgcacctccaccaaacagtgcaggaatactcttaacattaatgtcaaccaccaacacagaagtattactactgctacttagcactactactactgtacttagtagtaaTTGTGGCGCGCTACAAGTAAAGGCGCCACCGGGCTCTGctcgttccagtgttgccagattgggcggttatccaccaaattgggcggattttgttgggaaacaatttaatagcagttaaataacacttctatttaaaagaaaatattccgttttaagaagctccagcattgtagaaggctattaaagtaaagtcaattttcaatgctgatttggcttaatagtgttggtcagtctgtatcatattgttgaaagaaaattaaacttAGTTTACCatacattcacactggcatgctctggggttcaaatgagtctcatcattacacacaagttggcagccaaatgataaagtattgcaaaggaatatctttcttcctcataatgttaaggttgctatattttggtttttcacttgtcagggaaaatgaaaagaaaaaaagcgtattattattattattattatgcgggtcttcgtgatgtaattctacatggcattcactgcctgtataggtaaatgagtgagtgactacATAagaaaaaggtatcagtttctgtgtgaCCCctgtgtgtgagcaatggtcagtctggccacccctatgaaaattgtctgacTCCGCCATTAcattgttacattatttttattggaaAGACAAAATTCAGAAAAGTGTGCGTAATTCTTACATACTTCTTACATTTTTCTACGAAGTGTTTGAAacttatattaattctaaatcaaacctgaacattattttttttgcaatagtgttttcttgaaataaataaaatatttttcagtgttttgttatatcgccaaaaatatcgttatcgcaaaaataacctgaaatatcgtgatattattttagggccatatcgcccacccctagtgtCAACAATTCTACaaacatatataacatatataatataataaaagatGCAAGagttacctagtgacatgtaccacccactacacttaaattacagaaacaaaccctacaGTATGGGTAGGGTCATTCCTACTATTTGGTGCCATTTCAGCTTGGTAACTTTCTATCAAAAATGCAAAACTTTCcataattttatcattttatctgAAGGAGGGCTTGTTAAACTATAAGAAATATATATTAGTCCAGCTCAGGATATTATACTCTAATAATTTTGACCAAAATATTTGCATAGGACATAGTTGACATAGGACAAATGTCTCCCCTGTTACAGGACGTTCTCGTCTTTATTATTAAGTGTTTTGAATGCACAGTTAttgcaatatttacattttttaagagCTTAAATGTCCCTCACTTTAGCctgcaaatgtattttaagaatgaattaataaacaaGCATTATCTAAAAACAGATATGTTGTATTTTTAAGGCACAATGTAATTTGAATACATTTCTTTTAGAATAAAAAGGAATTTCAGTGGAATTTGGCTCCATTTTAATTGATTTCATTTAAATCAATGAATGTTAATTTCATCAACAGGTTGGACATCATACCAGTGAACAACAGTACATCACAAAAAAAGAGCAACTCGTGTCCCCCACCCTGACCCCCCACCTTCAACCGTCAAATGTACTGAACACCTAAAGTAATTATCAGGAACATTTTTCAGTCTAGTGATCTCATAGATGTTTCAGCAACAGTACGTTATGTAACAACCCAGCAGCCCAAGTGTTTTTCTAGGAAATTCCACACTGTCTTCTCTAGTTTATTTAAAGGTTGTGGCTCTTTCATCAGGCATATAATCTGTTCATCCCTGTACCAGCTAATATCCTCTCGTGGACTTGGCCAATAGAACTTGTTTGCCCCATTCTTCAACCTCCAGAATGATTCCTGGGTAGGGTTCACCATCGTTGTTGACAATGCACCACTGCCTTTCATGATGACCTCAGGCCGTGATAGTTCTTCAATGAAATGTGGCCTTCGTCTTCTCCCAGGCTATAAACATTTCCTTCTCCCACAAGTAAAAGTTCCACCAAAGTGTTCATGTTCCTTAAATGGAAGAACATGGTCTCTGCAATGGGAATGTCTCCTCCATAGTGGACAAATTTGTCAGCTGATTCTTTAAGGGTAGCCCCAACACCATCTGGAGCCCCCTTTCCAAGGCtggccttaaaaaaaaaaaagttccagCTGATGTCTTTAAAGCCTTTTTTGAAAGGTTCTTTTGATAGTAGGTAAAAGTTGCCCTTCTGTTTGTATTGAGTATCTGGGCCATCACTGAAGATATGGAGATATCTCTCCCTCACCATGTCTAACACAGGGCTGAGGTGGGCCCAGATAGCTGGGTGATTGTGCCACTTGGAAGGTGAGATGGAGCAGAAAGtcactaataataaatacaatacttGCTGGAAACACCTATTCATCTTACATCCACCCTACTATGTGTCCACCCTGTCACTGTGCAAAACAGCAACAGGGTGGACAGTAACAGGAGGGACATTTTATTCTAAACTTACCATTACTGCTCATGTGATGAACAACAGGCTAGTTCAtggtgaccacagatgaagatttttaacatgtttattaacCATattgtaaaaattacaaaaatgtacCAGTTTCCTCTATAAATAAGCATAACAGAGTGGACATGTTATGCTTTACCACATCAGTGAACCTTTTTAAAACATTGGAAAAAGATTAATTAAAGAATGATATTTACTCTAGATGATTATCCTCCAAAATGTATGCTACTTCCTGAGAGTCATGTGACTAGAGGAAGAGTCAGGAAGACAGTCCAGACAGATTTTCCTTCACAGTAACAGGTGGGACAGTCGACTCTGGGACACAACTTATTTTAAAGACTTtaagtattaaaaatgtattaataacaaaaaaataacatttggtGAGGAATATTACAAATAAGGCtatacaaaaataatgaaaaatgtagaatttgtttgttttttattacttatatttGTAAATGAATTTGAGAAAACGTGATTGGGGACATGGCAGTTTAGCCTTCTTGCGCTAAAATTgagtaattattttaaattaaataatcctGGGAACACAATTGTTTTCTATGGTAGAGGGGGTTAATCATGTAAGACaagcttttaaaaatatgtattagcccatttttacacaaaatatacCATATTATGTCACGGGGACTCAAATGGCACCAAATGCTAGTAATGACCCggtacagtaataaaaaatgttaaggatgtagtagttaactagtcatttgtactagttactacaaccgcATTATAAAAGTCATACAGAATGGGTACAATAACGAATcataaaatgtactacagtaaaggtacagtaataataaaatatagaagaaCAATTGAAAAACACAAATTTTCATATAACGaaggttgtagtaattaactagtcacttgtactacttactacaacaacattgcaaattaaaagtcccacagCATGAGTACAATAGgtcataaaattttttttttaattaacagaaATTGAGAAacgtaaacatgaacataacacTCACAAAAGAAACCAGGAAGTCTGAGCTGCTGTGAATAacttttttgtttctgtttacgTGTAGAAAAATGGAGTCCAAAATTTCAGTAACTCAGGAtgagttcagctgttcagtctgtctggaaacactgaaggatccagCTGCTAttccatgtggacacagtttctgtatggtgtgtattaacAACTGCTGGGATTGggaggatgataagggaacatacagctgtccacagtgtagacaaaccttcactccaagacctgtTGTGAGGAGAAACACCATGCTGGCTGGAGTTGTGGAGAAACTGAAGAAAACAGAACTTCAAGCTCCACATCCTGGTCACTGTTTTTCTGAACCTGAAGATGTGGATTGTGATTCCTGCACTGGGACAAAATCCAAAGCTGtaaaatcctgtctggtgtgtttggcctctttctgtgaaactcaccttcagcctcaTTATCAAATTCTGTCTTATAAGAAGCACAAGCTGGTTAAGGCTTCCAGAAGACtccaggatcagatctgctctcagcatgataaactgctggaggtttactgtcgtactgatcagcagtgtatctgcgTGTTGTGCACCATGgatcataaaggacatgatacaatatcagctgcagcagaaagaactgagaaacaggtaaaaatattatacagctctctttaacaagtaacaactcattagcatttacactgacattgtttatgtggtgctcgtacacaatacaagtaaatcctaaattattttgtgtagaagcagctgctggagatccagagaaaattccaggagaaaatccagaacagagagaaggaactttgtgaactgataaacgctgtggagtctcacaaggtaagttttataaacaaaaagctctcaggatcagtccgactctcctccataaaaccaatctccattaaaaatgagatattttatatctcAGGTAACTTTGCAAGTGATGGAGCAATTTTgttaatgaatttaaaaaatatttaaattatgccTGGTTAGTTGATGATTGATGCTGTACAACAATTCTGAGGTTGTGCTAATAATGTTTACTGATACTCAAAATAATTTCTGTAACAGTATGCTACCACCAGCACATGTTACAGTACAtatggtgtttttttatttttattagatttaatccagacatataattttgaattaaggaCATACAGGAGCAGATGTTTTGTATCAAAATCTGTGAGGAAAtataacatgctgataaatgcagtaaaaactaaaGTGATGATGAACACTGAAGAAGTGCTGGAGTTTAAGGTGGAAGGTAAAACTGGAACTTTCTCTTATATTCGGGAAGTAGAGTATGAAATACTGCATCATATggacatgatgatgatggtaacatTTACAAGAGTATGAAAAATCAAGTcatttagcaccatcaccaagctatgaGTGATAAGTCTTAGTCTGGCCAGTAAGCTACATATGAATGTGAAGGATGGACAAATATCTGAGTGAGAAACGTTTTCCTCTTTCTAAATCCtctaacagtgttctgcacagacagcagtgaagaacattgagaggatctgtactgaactaatcaactcaattaacagaagatgctctgagctaaaagatctgatcagagatcgagagacagcagaagtaagtcgagctgaaaaagtcctgaagcaggtggagcagcagattgtagagctgaagaggaaagatgctgaactggaacagctttcacacacagaggatcccgtccatttcctccaggtaacagcactaaaaataattatattattgctgcaccagtccaagtaataaattacagcggtatcttgtaacttgacgtcccctaaactcaaaatctttaaaacgtTGATGCCTTTCGTCAAGAAGTTTGGTCTTTTAAACTCgattattttcattcattcagacATGT
Above is a genomic segment from Trichomycterus rosablanca isolate fTriRos1 unplaced genomic scaffold, fTriRos1.hap1 scaffold_331, whole genome shotgun sequence containing:
- the LOC134307755 gene encoding tripartite motif-containing protein 16-like, with protein sequence MESKISVTQDEFSCSVCLETLKDPAAIPCGHSFCMVCINNCWDWEDDKGTYSCPQCRQTFTPRPVVRRNTMLAGVVEKLKKTELQAPHPGHCFSEPEDVDCDSCTGTKSKAVKSCLVCLASFCETHLQPHYQILSYKKHKLVKASRRLQDQICSQHDKLLEVYCRTDQQCICVLCTMDHKGHDTISAAAERTEKQKQLLEIQRKFQEKIQNREKELCELINAVESHKCSAQTAVKNIERICTELINSINRRCSELKDLIRDRETAEVSRAEKVLKQVEQQIVELKRKDAELEQLSHTEDPVHFLQNFQSLSAPAGSAESAAITISPFPSFDDVTKSVSQLREKVEEFCKEQCAKIPDEVKKVWITLPTELKIREDFLHYVCQFTLDPNTVNKFLRLSEENKVVTRSETEHSYPDHPDRFDIYSQFVCRESVSGRCYWEVEWSGNVGVYIAVSYKSISRKGRGDECVFGCNDQSWSLFCSLFGLSFRHNNKDTKIPTMPSSSRIGVYVDYDAGTLSFYSVSDTMKLLHRVQTTFTHLLYPGFGLCLGSEVKLSDLTN